One window of Acidobacteriota bacterium genomic DNA carries:
- a CDS encoding Rrf2 family transcriptional regulator: MITKKTEYAIRALWELAHNTDGQATANQIAQRQSIPPKYLPQIISELSRTGLVNSSRGFGGGLRLGCDSEEISLLDIIMAVQGKPLLFECQVSQADCSHLPSCNLRDTYSRAQEALETVFRSTRLSELKLGRESGNDNA; the protein is encoded by the coding sequence ATGATAACCAAAAAGACTGAGTATGCCATACGGGCTCTCTGGGAACTGGCTCACAACACCGACGGTCAGGCCACCGCCAATCAGATTGCCCAGCGCCAGTCAATTCCCCCCAAGTACCTTCCCCAGATCATATCCGAACTCAGCCGCACCGGTCTGGTCAATTCTTCACGAGGATTCGGCGGCGGCCTCAGGCTGGGATGTGACTCGGAAGAGATCTCGTTGCTGGACATCATCATGGCTGTCCAGGGTAAGCCCCTCCTGTTTGAATGTCAGGTCAGTCAGGCTGACTGCTCGCATCTTCCCAGTTGTAATCTGCGGGACACTTACAGCCGTGCGCAGGAGGCTCTCGAAACCGTTTTCCGCTCGACCAGACTCTCAGAACTCAAGTTGGGCCGGGAGTCGGGAAACGACAATGCTTGA
- the lspA gene encoding signal peptidase II — MPIASRQSRTPECASSASQSKRNAKLGVVRPHRLLWTTGTILGVVVIDLVTKYWAVAALSSKPPVHVIGTLVMLSLVYNKGGAMGTDIGSSGYYLVVSLAILPVLIYYMYRHRDELSLSLPLAFIIGGAIGNLIDRIRLGRVVDFLDVDFFDLSLFGYSIERWWTFNVADACISVAIVYLLLRTLILRPQRPITRPFPEPPGPPLQGGDH; from the coding sequence GTGCCGATCGCCTCAAGGCAGTCCCGCACGCCAGAATGTGCATCGAGTGCAAGTCAGTCGAAGAGGAACGCCAAGCTGGGCGTCGTTAGACCACACCGACTGCTCTGGACCACCGGCACCATCCTGGGCGTGGTCGTTATCGACCTGGTGACCAAGTACTGGGCGGTAGCGGCTCTGAGTTCCAAGCCCCCCGTTCACGTCATCGGTACGCTCGTCATGTTGTCCCTGGTGTACAACAAAGGCGGGGCCATGGGCACCGATATCGGCTCATCCGGTTACTACCTGGTTGTTTCCCTGGCCATTCTGCCGGTGCTTATCTACTACATGTACCGCCACCGTGACGAGCTTTCGCTGTCCCTGCCGCTGGCCTTCATTATCGGTGGCGCGATCGGGAATCTTATTGACCGCATTCGTCTGGGTCGGGTAGTTGATTTCCTGGACGTGGATTTCTTTGACCTCAGCCTGTTTGGGTATAGCATAGAACGGTGGTGGACGTTTAACGTGGCCGACGCCTGTATCAGCGTCGCCATCGTCTACTTGCTGTTAAGGACCTTGATCCTGCGACCGCAGCGGCCGATCACACGGCCGTTCCCTGAACCCCCCGGGCCGCCGTTGCAGGGCGGCGATCACTGA
- a CDS encoding TraR/DksA C4-type zinc finger protein, producing MRKSDLKRYETMLLKKREEMLREMGYVGDTHAASTLKEATGDLSSHSYHMADQGTDHMEREMAFMFASKSGRLVYHIDEALQRIKDGTYGKCESCGKQIGADRLKAVPHARMCIECKSVEEERQAGRR from the coding sequence ATGAGAAAGTCCGACTTGAAAAGGTATGAAACCATGCTGCTGAAAAAGCGGGAGGAGATGCTCCGGGAGATGGGCTACGTGGGTGACACCCATGCCGCCTCCACTCTCAAGGAAGCGACCGGCGACCTGTCTTCACACTCGTATCACATGGCCGACCAGGGCACCGACCACATGGAGCGCGAGATGGCCTTCATGTTTGCCTCCAAGTCGGGCCGGCTGGTGTACCATATCGACGAGGCGCTGCAGCGAATCAAGGACGGCACGTACGGGAAGTGTGAGAGCTGCGGCAAGCAGATAGGTGCCGATCGCCTCAAGGCAGTCCCGCACGCCAGAATGTGCATCGAGTGCAAGTCAGTCGAAGAGGAACGCCAAGCTGGGCGTCGTTAG